GTGTCATCGGACTTCGCCGCCGCCGCACATGAAGTCGGACGTCGGAATGGGTTTGGCTGGCGAGTATTCAGGCAGCGTGGTGCTACCTGCGCCGGCGTCGGAATCGGTCGAGAAATAGAGGTTGCATGTGGCCAAGAGGATTCTGATCGTAGACGATGAATCGGATGTCGCAGTGTATCTTGCTACGGCACTGAGAGCGAATGGCTACGACGCGGTGATTGCCGCGAACGCGAAAACTGCTCTTAACGAGGTGCGGCAGAACCGTCCTGATTTGATAAGCCTCGATATCGTAATGCCTGAGGAGTCAGGAATTGCTCTGTACAAGAAACTCAAAGCAAATCCGACCAGCGCGGAGATTCCTGTTGTGGTTGTCAGCGGTGCAGGACAGGACGGAACTTTTGACTTCCGGTCTCTTGCCTCCGACGAGTCCGTATCGGAACCGGAGTGTTTTTTTGAAAAGCCAATCGATGTTGATGAGTATATTGTAATGATCGGGAAACTGACATCTGCGAATAGAGGATCGAAACGAAAGAAAACGTCATGAAGTCCGATACAACATCTGAAATTCCGAAAGGGTTGACACAGCTTGCGCACAGGACTCTGTTCGAAGAAGTGCCGTTCTGCGTTGCCGTCATAGATCGGAATTACAACGTTGTAATGGCAAACAGGAGGTTCACTGCGAAGTTCGGTGATTGGCGCGGAAAAAAGTGCTATAGCGTATACAAGAAGCTTCACAGGCCGTGTGATGAGTGCCCCTCCGCAAAGGTGTTCGAAGATGGAAGTGCGGTAGTTGCCGACGCAGTCGGACTCGACCAGCATGGAAAGCCGACACACTATGTGGGACATATCGCGCCTTTGCGTAGCAAAAAGAATGGCCCGGTCGAGTATGTCCTGGAGATGACAAGAACGGTGACAGGTACCAAGAGCTGGCAACAGGAATATCAGATACTCTTCGATCGAGTACCTTGCTACATAACTGTCATCGATCGTGACTATCGAATTGTCAGGGCCAATGAAGCATTCAGAGAGAAGTTCGGTGACGTAATGAATCACTACTGCTATGAGGTATACAAGCGCAGAAAGTCGAAGTGCACGAATTGTCCTGCGGCAAAGACGTTCAGGGACAGCCGAGTACACAGATCGAATCAGGCAGGCATAGGTAGTCGCGGGCAGGATATACACTATGCAGTCACAACGTCTCCGCTTGTGCGAAGTGGTGAATCTGTGGCGCACGTCATAGAAATCTCCACAGATATTACGGCTGTGAAGCGGCTCGAGAGTCAGGTGATCAAAGCGGAACGATTGGGTGCGGTTGGGCAAACTGTGGCTGGCCTCGCGCACAGCATTAAGAACATTCTGATGGGCCTCGAAGGTGGGAAATACATCGTGAGCATGGGCCTGAAGCAGAATGATCGGAAAGTGATCAACGAAGGTTGGGAGATGCTCGAAAGGAATTTCGAAAAGACTACTTCCCTGGTCAA
This genomic interval from Candidatus Zixiibacteriota bacterium contains the following:
- a CDS encoding response regulator, whose protein sequence is MAKRILIVDDESDVAVYLATALRANGYDAVIAANAKTALNEVRQNRPDLISLDIVMPEESGIALYKKLKANPTSAEIPVVVVSGAGQDGTFDFRSLASDESVSEPECFFEKPIDVDEYIVMIGKLTSANRGSKRKKTS
- a CDS encoding PAS domain-containing protein; translation: MKSDTTSEIPKGLTQLAHRTLFEEVPFCVAVIDRNYNVVMANRRFTAKFGDWRGKKCYSVYKKLHRPCDECPSAKVFEDGSAVVADAVGLDQHGKPTHYVGHIAPLRSKKNGPVEYVLEMTRTVTGTKSWQQEYQILFDRVPCYITVIDRDYRIVRANEAFREKFGDVMNHYCYEVYKRRKSKCTNCPAAKTFRDSRVHRSNQAGIGSRGQDIHYAVTTSPLVRSGESVAHVIEISTDITAVKRLESQVIKAERLGAVGQTVAGLAHSIKNILMGLEGGKYIVSMGLKQNDRKVINEGWEMLERNFEKTTSLVKDFLSFSKGRLPELRMISPTIIVKDIVRLYKDIAAQSGIELKADIVGKVHNAPLDPDGLHTCLTNLISNAIDACQMGEQKGTEVMIRLTDRSDKLVFEVSDNGSGIEYDVKKKIFTTFFTTKGGEGTGLGLLTTRKIVQEHGGTITVVSKEGEGSCFRMEFPRKRLMALYEEGRQKGE